One genomic region from Henningerozyma blattae CBS 6284 chromosome 2, complete genome encodes:
- the PRP9 gene encoding SF3a splicing factor complex subunit PRP9 (similar to Saccharomyces cerevisiae PRP9 (YDL030W); ancestral locus Anc_3.160), with product MSNSVDGRDPVALLLAMHEQVVQMSRTRHEISCEIKDVPGVIRGDRGDRMSNNKLVAIERFRIGKQIEQHEKYRRCYEQLQRVPRNSVEEVSVASLFATRIKEIAPLPIPSIDINSVYRDPEEEYGTSISLDRFYNLWIGHLTKRKTSESPPTLVEFYGQVTKQFLHDRWIDETAFPPSLIAGMLEYLTGFQERVDIVKPQDSSAAITRRLRRHIALSSSSCSSSSSSASSPSPWPLTCIVCGPKKFATEQVFHHHLNSNRHLKREASRLPIMIPIQSVREKLQTLAAELASGAARVERQLNMTPQERFAEHAAQQRIRTAVQGRGGGDTTATPSATPSATPAATTPASASTVEVDGRHVPRWLYRLQGLSSIFTCELCDGREFHGRTRYERHFTSTQHRTRLVCLGVPAEQHVQFRGLGKLDAVLELRGEKLGRLEEQEPSRSTVGRAKAVGKAGGKAVGKDTALGNDTGLSQEWAALLERQGLA from the coding sequence ATGAGCAACTCGGTCGATGGCAGAGATCCTGTTGCATTGCTATTAGCAATGCATGAACAAGTAGTGCAGATGAGCCGTACAAGACATGAGATCAGTTGTGAGATTAAAGATGTGCCTGGAGTGATACGAGGCGACCGGGGCGACCGGATGTCCAACAATAAGCTGGTAGCGATTGAACGCTTCCGGATTGGCAAACAGATCGAACAACATGAGAAGTATCGCCGTTGTTATGAGCAGTTGCAACGTGTACCACGCAACAGTGTCGAAGAGGTGTCTGTGGCGTCACTGTTTGCTACACGAATAAAAGAGATTGCACCGTTGCCAATACCATCGATTGATATAAACTCGGTGTATCGAGACCCAGAGGAAGAGTACGGCACCAGCATCTCTCTTGACCGATTCTATAACCTTTGGATAGGACATCTGACCAAACGCAAGACTAGCGAATCGCCACCAACACTTGTTGAATTCTACGGCCAAGTGACCAAACAGTTTCTGCATGATCGTTGGATCGATGAGACTGCCTTCCCACCCAGTCTGATTGCTGGCATGCTGGAATATCTTACTGGGTTCCAAGAAAGAGTAGACATAGTGAAGCCCCAAGATTCCTCGGCGGCTATCACTCGTCGATTACGTCGTCACATAGCACTGTCTTCTTCCTCTTGCTCTTCCTCTTCCTCTTCCGCTTCCTCTCCCTCTCCGTGGCCGTTGACATGCATTGTATGTGGACCCAAGAAATTTGCCACCGAACAAGTCTTCCATCACCATTTGAATAGCAACCGCCATCTGAAACGCGAAGCCAGCAGACTCCCCATAATGATCCCGATCCAATCGGTTCGTGAGAAATTACAGACGCTAGCCGCCGAGCTCGCGAGTGGCGCGGCTCGTGTGGAACGACAATTGAACATGACGCCGCAGGAGCGGTTTGCCGAGCATGCCGCCCAGCAGCGGATTCGAACGGCGGTGCAAGGGCGTGGAGGCGGTGATACGACTGCTACTCCGTCGGCAACTCCGTCGGCAACTCCGGCGGCAACCACGCCTGCATCTGCCTCCACAGTAGAAGTCGACGGCCGGCACGTGCCGCGGTGGCTCTACCGCCTGCAGGGTCTGTCGTCGATTTTCACATGCGAGCTCTGCGACGGTCGAGAATTCCACGGCCGGACACGGTATGAGCGGCATTTTACCTCCACACAGCACCGGACACGGCTGGTGTGTCTGGGTGTTCCGGCCGAGCAGCACGTGCAGTTTCGAGGTCTGGGCAAGCTGGACGCTGTGCTGGAATTGCGCGGGGAAAAGCTAGGGAGACTGGAGGAGCAGGAGCCATCTCGGAGCACAGTGGGCCGGGCCAAAGCAGTGGGAAAGGCCGGTGGGAAAGCAGTGGGAAAAGATACCGCACTGGGCAACGACACAGGGCTGTCGCAGGAATGGGCGGCGTTGCTGGAACGGCAGGGCCTAGCGTAG
- the TBLA0B01610 gene encoding glycerol-3-phosphate dehydrogenase family protein (similar to Saccharomyces cerevisiae GPD1 (YDL022W) and GPD2 (YOL059W); ancestral locus Anc_3.169), with the protein MTAVETAIERLSLTNSHLNQTSLPATNLKKNPSVLSITALQDPYKVCVIGSGNWGTTIAKVVAENTNNYPQLFQSKVDMWVFQEQIDGRNLTDIINTQHENVKYLPNIKLPENLVANPSLLDAVNDADILVFNIPHQFLPRIVQQLKGNIKKTARAISCLKGFEVGKNGVQLLSDYITDQLDIQCGALSGANLAPEVALEHWSETTVAYNLPFDYRGEGKDVDHKVLKALFHRPYFHVSVIDDVAGVSIAGALKNVVALGCGFVEGLGWGNNASAAIQRVGLGEIIKFGQMFFPESKVETYYKESAGVADLITTCSGGRNVRVAKMMAETGESAEYCEKNLLNGQSAQGIITCKEVYEWLSTCDKLDEYPLFTAVYRIVYEGLPMKNLPDMIEELEYFNFV; encoded by the coding sequence ATGACCGCTGTAGAAACCGCTATTGAAAGATTATCCCTAACAAATTCCCATTTGAACCAAACTTCGTTGCCAGCAACAAACTTGAAGAAAAACCCCTCCGTGCTCTCCATCACCGCCCTACAAGACCCTTACAAAGTATGTGTCATTGGGTCTGGTAATTGGGGGACCACCATTGCCAAAGTCGTTGCTGAAAACACAAACAATTATCCACAATTGTTCCAATCCAAAGTAGACATGTGGGTCTTTCAAGAACAAATCGACGGTAGAAACCTAACAGATATCATAAACACACAACACGAAAATGTCAAATACTTGCCCAACATCAAACTCCCTGAAAATCTGGTTGCAAATCCTTCCCTGTTAGACGCCGTCAACGACGCCGATATACTGGTGTTCAACATCCCACACCAATTCTTACCAAGAATCGTACAACAGTTGAAAGGTAACATCAAAAAGACTGCTAGAGCCATCTCTTGTTTGAAAGGGTTCGAAGTCGGCAAAAACGGGGTCCAACTTTTATCCGACTACATCACAGATCAATTGGATATCCAATGTGGTGCTCTTTCCGGTGCCAACTTGGCTCCAGAAGTCGCTTTGGAACATTGGTCCGAAACAACAGTCGCTTACAACCTACCCTTCGATTATAGAGGCGAGGGAAAAGATGTCGATCACAAAGTCTTGAAAGCTCTTTTCCACAGACCTTATTTCCACGTCTCCGTCATTGACGACGTTGCCGGTGTTTCCATTGCCGGTGCTTTGAAAAACGTTGTTGCCTTGGGTTGTGGGTTTGTCGAAGGCTTGGGATGGGGTAACAACGCCTCGGCGGCTATTCAAAGAGTCGGACTTGGTGAAATCATCAAGTTTGGCCAAATGTTTTTCCCAGAATCAAAAGTCGAAACCTACTATAAGGAATCGGCCGGTGTTGCCGATTTGATCACCACCTGTTCTGGTGGTAGAAACGTCCGTGTTGCCAAGATGATGGCTGAAACTGGCGAATCTGCTGAATattgtgaaaaaaatttattaaatggtCAATCTGCTCAAGGTATAATCACTTGTAAAGAAGTGTACGAATGGTTATCCACATGTGATAAATTAGACGAATATCCTCTTTTCACTGCAGTTTATAGAATAGTTTATGAAGGTTTGccaatgaagaatttacCCGACATGATAGAAgaattggaatattttaattttgtcTAA
- the TBLA0B01620 gene encoding uncharacterized protein (similar to Saccharomyces cerevisiae OSH2 (YDL019C) and SWH1 (YAR042W); ancestral locus Anc_3.175) gives MATTNSDAGILDVAPTLVSKPLLKLKLLESLRQNDFEKLRTLLDTQFNPWDNADVQDVASLLLHYSVQVAPLSLIKEIVNKWVDQIETSNNSTTTNSNTGRNSDKLVLQLNYQDHNGNTPLHLAALQLRVDVVSYLLDQPSINDCVLNHAHLQPIQLCKNVSLAQIMQMRRSTYVIEIAQEFRTAFNNRDFQHLESILSKPRNLALLDINGMDPATGDTVLHEFVKKRDVQMCEWLLSHGADPFKRDRFGKLPTELLRNVSEKERNTDSKAAIEYELKKLLDDAVQEQSIIDVTSTVNQAPTLKGYLHKWTNFAQGYKLRWFVLSSDGTLSYYIDQEDTRNACRGSLNVSTCSLHLDSSENLKFEIIGGNNGTVSWHLKGNHPIETNRWVWAIQGSIRYAKDREKMENSIRNNVIHSPSLSMSNKFDNMARSLSSHSIQSQLENSQNLMISNNNDNSTATISHNNNNRKTSLTHSIPSIRQLSPEKIMKNQNDKNNTVYNESQSDKVPLLLIDNENNENNYDNRDDNNTPPRTPISNVGQFSHILEDIRTSATIKSKRNKKYTLDGEDNISEHSDDDDDETESIIMPNDEMQGNNFKEKNDTESQKLNILQRTISMQLSLLTDLLKDKSKATVDTWATVDGSLMTISSCFKELKTLVTERDRNFLSLINKQLDVNEVWIQSVKDLEEELINKSERLAKLENERRDLRKLINKTVGVGVGIGGGGDSGVNNTHGENVVERSSSTSLLSGMEEESGTKEAINQVAKLIEATKLEDEESDTDEFFDAEDLDEEQESAGEDGSLLGTGLKLDDSKMVSTVEAVEEENEEGEGEGEGEGEVEGEGEGETCSNEYHTINPQTQLQKDKELEMLEDKTFSGYEDGIRHKLSLDEDNRPVASLWSVLKSMVGKDITKIALPVSFNEPTSLLQRVTEDLEYSELLDQAASFEDSSLRMLYVAVFSLAAYSSTPNRVAKPFNPLLGETFEYCRSDKHFRFLSEQVSHHPPITAFWSESPKWEYWGESFIKSNFNGRAFKFNHMGMWHIKIRPDYGGEVGEEIYTWMKPENTLVGILIGKPEIDCSGEVKITNHSTGDYCLLNYKARGWRANDAYEVRGEVFNVNDEKKWMFGGHWNDCIYGKREGGGEKFLIWKVKPRPVGPFNLTSYAISLNNINENLKQWIAPTDSRLRPDQRAMEDGEYDLAADEKFRLETKQREVRKKREENDEKYEPRWFVKDVHPATQRSYWRFKNEYWKRRKTHDFHDCAALF, from the coding sequence ATGGCTACAACTAATAGCGATGCTGGTATTCTAGATGTTGCTCCAACATTAGTGTCAAAacctttattaaaattaaaacttttaGAATCATTACGTCAAAacgattttgaaaaattaagaacTTTATTAGATACTCAGTTTAATCCATGGGATAATGCAGATGTTCAGGATGTTGCAAGCTTATTATTACATTATTCTGTTCAAGTTGCgccattatcattaataaagGAAATTGTTAATAAATGGGTGGATCAAATTGAAACTTCAAACAACTctacaacaacaaataGTAACACTGGTAGAAATAGTGATAAATTGGtattacaattaaattatcaagatCATAATGGGAACACTCCTCTACATTTAGCGGCATTACAATTACGAGTAGATGTAGTGTCATATCTATTAGATCAACCTTCCATAAATGATTGTGTATTAAATCATGCACATCTTCAACCGATTCAATTATGCAAAAATGTGAGCTTAGCTCAAATCATGCAGATGAGAAGATCCACGTATGTGATTGAAATTGCTCAAGAATTTAGAACTGCATTCAACAATAGGGATTTCCAACATTTGGAATCTATTTTAAGCAAACCAAGAAATTTGGCATTATTAGATATAAATGGTATGGATCCTGCCACAGGGGATACTGTATTACAtgaatttgttaaaaaaagagatgTTCAAATGTGTGAGTGGTTATTATCACATGGTGCTGATCCATTTAAAAGAGATCGTTTTGGTAAATTACCTAcagaattattaagaaaTGTTTCTGAAAAGGAAAGAAATACAGATTCTAAAGCTGCTATAGAgtatgaattgaaaaaattattggatgATGCAGTACAAGAACAAAGTATTATTGATGTAACAAGTACAGTAAACCAAGCCCCTACTTTAAAGGGATATTTACATAAATGGACAAATTTTGCACAAGGTTATAAATTAAGATGGTTTGTTTTAAGTTCAGATGGTACATTATCATATTATATTGATCAAGAAGATACAAGGAACGCGTGCCGTGGATCATTAAATGTTTCTACATGTTCATTACATTTAGATTCTTctgaaaatttgaaatttgaaattattggaGGTAATAATGGTACGGTAAGTTGGCATTTAAAGGGGAACCACCCCATTGAAACAAATAGATGGGTTTGGGCTATTCAAGGATCTATAAGATATGCTAAAGATAGAGAAAAGATGGAGAATAGTATAAGAAATAATGTTATTCATAGTCCTAGTCTTTCTATGAGTAATAAGTTTGATAATATGGCTAGATCCTTATCATCACATTCTATTCAATCTCAATTGGAAAATtctcaaaatttaatgatatcaaataataatgataatagtaCTGCTACTATAagtcataataataataataggaAAACAAGTTTAACTCATTCTATTCCATCAATTCGTCAATTATCAcctgaaaaaattatgaaaaatcaaaatgatAAGAATAATACGGTGTATAACGAGTCTCAATCGGATAAAgttccattattattaattgataatgaaaataatgaaaataattatgataatcgtgatgataataatacccCACCAAGAACTCCGATTTCTAATGTTGGACAATTTTCTCATATTTTAGAAGATATAAGGACATCAGCTACAATAAAATCTAAAcgtaataaaaaatatacattaGACGGAGAGGATAATATTTCTGAACATTCagatgacgatgatgatgagaCTGAAAGTATAATAATGCCCAACGATGAGATGCaaggtaataattttaaagagaaaaatgATACTGAATcacaaaaattaaatattttacaacgAACCATTTCCATgcaattatcattattgaCCGATTTATTAAAGGATAAAAGTAAAGCCACTGTTGATACTTGGGCCACAGTGGATGGATCATTAATGACGATATCGTCAtgttttaaagaattgaaaacaTTGGTCACTGAAAGAGATCggaattttttatcattaattaataagCAATTGGATGTTAATGAAGTTTGGATCCAGTCAGTCaaagatttagaagaagaattgatTAATAAGAGTGAGAGATTAGCtaaattggaaaatgaAAGGAGAGATTTAAGGAAATTGATTAACAAGACTGTTGGTGTGGGTGTGGGGattggtggtggtggtgaCTCTGGGGTAAATAATACACATGGAGAAAATGTGGTGGAAAGAAGTAGTTCTACATCATTGTTGAGTGGGATGGAAGAGGAAAGTGGTACTAAAGAAGCTATTAATCAAGTTGCTAAATTGATTGAGGCTACTAAATtggaagatgaagaatcaGATACTGATGAATTTTTCGATGCAGAAGATTTGGATGAAGAACAAGAGAGTGCAGGTGAAGATGGAAGTTTACTTGGTACCGGATTGAAACTTGACGATTCGAAAATGGTGTCTACTGTGGAAGCAGTGGAGGAGGAGAATGAAGAAGGAGAAGGAGAAGGAGAAGGAGAAGGAGAAGTAGAAGGAGAAGGAGAAGGAGAAACTTGTAGTAATGAATATCACACTATCAATCCTCAAACacaattacaaaaagaCAAAGAATTGGAAATGTTGGAAGATAAAACATTTTCTGGGTATGAAGATGGGATCCGTCATAAATTAAGTCttgatgaagataataGGCCTGTTGCCAGTTTATGGTCAGTATTAAAATCGATGGTGGGTAAAGATATTACCAAGATTGCATTACCTGTTTCGTTTAACGAACCAACATCATTGTTACAAAGAGTCACTGaagatttggaatattCAGAATTATTGGATCAAGCAGCAAGTTTTGAAGATTCGAGTTTGAGAATGCTTTACGTGGCGGTTTTTTCGTTAGCTGCATATTCTTCAACACCTAATCGTGTTGCTAAACCTTTCAATCCATTATTGGGAGAAACTTTTGAATATTGTCGTAGTGATAAACATTTCCGATTTCTATCAGAACAAGTTTCACATCATCCACCCATTACGGCGTTTTGGTCTGAATCACCCAAATGGGAATATTGGGGGGaatcatttattaaatctaatttCAATGGGCGTGCGTTTAAATTTAACCATATGGGTATGTGGCATATCAAGATCCGTCCTGATTATGGGGGAGAAGTAGGGGAAGAGATTTATACATGGATGAAACCTGAAAATACCTTGGTGGGTATTCTTATTGGTAAACCAGAGATAGATTGTAGTGGGGAAGTCAAGATAACTAATCATTCTACGGGTGATTATTGTCTATTGAATTATAAAGCTCGTGGCTGGAGAGCCAATGATGCATATGAAGTTCGAGGAGAAGTATTTAATGTGAATGATGAGAAAAAATGGATGTTTGGAGGACATTGGAATGATTGTATCTATGGTAAACGTGAAGGAGGGGGTGAGAAGTTTTTGATATGGAAAGTGAAACCAAGACCTGTGGGGCCATTTAATTTGACATCGTATGCTATCAGTTTAAACAATATCAATGagaatttgaaacaatGGATTGCTCCAACCGATAGTCGATTAAGGCCTGATCAAAGAGCTATGGAAGATGGAGAGTATGATTTAGCCGCGGATGAGAAATTCCGGTTAGAAACCAAACAAAGAGAAGTACGTAAGAAACGggaagaaaatgatgagAAATATGAACCTCGATGGTTTGTTAAGGATGTCCATCCTGCGACACAACGGTCGTATTGGAGATTTAAGAACGAATATTGGAAACGTCGTAAGACTCATGATTTCCACGATTGTGCTGCTCTGTTCTAG
- the CDC15 gene encoding serine/threonine protein kinase CDC15 (similar to Saccharomyces cerevisiae CDC15 (YAR019C); ancestral locus Anc_3.177), with product MDPLEKLNDLDRISLTPAQHNNNHNNSNSSNSNNRHRLRANSSENFQRHRNSYGQKNKQDDRLQHNRTESTEFVTKAQYGLINVIGKGSFGVVYKAVNRQTNQVIAIKQVNYDNDEELNDIMSEINLLKNLNHKHIVKYHGFMQKSDTLYILLEYCAHGSLKNLISSSKGIPEKDAQQYIIQTLYGLVYLHAQGVIHRDIKAANILLDKDNTVKLADFGVSTRVGNATMAMTLAGSLNWMAPEILGNKGASTLSDIWSLGATVVELITGNPPFHNLVDINIYYAIENDNYIPPEGAFSETAIDFLNLCFKKNMYRRPTAQQLLNHKWLQPMTSPKNSDKQNSSPQRENLFDTNKIKIELQPPSPPRAINNNEPDNEPNTNKRLSRFERMKKDNEEIETNWEKLFKETKGEVSNYDAFLDPNMSPERKRNSPVPPATPFFKHESGSIFPKHSSVAIPKPEFELKSNTNDNHKRNSISKSHSPTPSKTYSDDLTMIQAGHSLPDIHSLFEQNEIEEIVMAMFTYFMTTYHNNIEQTNLLLPIFRYDTENKNYLLQQKFITMGGLPYVINNEEFLINCFIQFLPPNSFFFYKVLIETGIMNNLTFMKLKNQTLILKLVFTFLEVTSIKFWSNWCINNFDTNLLITNGFFHKKISQTLILKLLINTKWYGKIFLKDLYSIPPTSILSNKKTFYFVFKTIVHTFFPLPNNIDIHNTGNNNNNINNSNSLSTNNSQHKFEFNENIRRKVTPLSSRESSNTSSSIPLMEDNMELGIAPKLQYSNSQSSNSTKSISSINNRQSHSSSNSSSGILIPKHRKNTSSAQLDSPYHHHSSNNSNNNNGNSQINYSPDRASTSTPTLSIGSSSTSIGSSLTNTNLSSAIPPALNRGNNFMSINYNSHHHHHQLNIPVEFYEWLLSFLEGDPFKIISDLKYWKYYITIWYNLTLQKGFSSKYFQELQMNHNFSKLLINITNEKLVKNERLNLILNDLVIIVIKITEELNNDLTIKFFQIVIRLINEPNVNDEALICLINSFFFIGYNKHKFQISKQSWDSINIRFPLQDTNYINSKNEEDNSITLNSYDLIGPIYTHSISLISIEGYINRFNRILSMDFFDFICYDMINEPNFNTLIQTAFQKNFKNIIIEIELLKMLKILFIQSLKYNNIKESFEYYITKHNIQFNDRIQEGKFINEYHLNYDNVYFKHCGHCYEYNNHNIKILPSTLMIQENMKQILAFLSTFWPHTQSLSTNFTASTATANTTAASKSTEHKYTHHDTAAQYSSTSVLVSQLCDDLEQLSLTHNPQ from the coding sequence ATGGACCCTCtggaaaaattaaatgatttagatCGAATCAGCCTTACCCCTGCACAACACAATAACAACCacaataatagtaattcGAGCAACAGTAATAACCGCCATAGGTTAAGAGCTAATAGTAGTGAAAACTTTCAACGACATAGAAATTCTTATGGACAGAAAAATAAGCAAGATGACCGACTTCAGCATAATCGTACAGAATCTACAGAATTTGTGACAAAGGCTCAATATGGCCTTATAAATGTAATTGGTAAAGGTTCATTTGGTGTCGTTTATAAAGCAGTGAATAGACAGACTAATCAGGTTATTGCTATAAAGCAAGTAAATTATGacaatgatgaagaattaaatgatataatgTCTGAGATAAATCTCCTGAAGAACTTAAATCATAAGCATATAGTCAAATATCATGGGTTTATGCAAAAGTCTGATACGTTGtatattcttttagaaTATTGTGCCCATGGatcattgaaaaatcttATATCCTCTTCTAAGGGAATTCCAGAGAAGGATGCACaacaatatattattcaaacttTATATGGGTTAGTATATTTACATGCTCAAGGTGTGATCCATCGAGATATTAAAGCAGCGAATATACTATTAGACAAAGATAATACTGTAAAGTTGGCTGATTTTGGGGTTTCAACAAGAGTGGGGAATGCAACTATGGCTATGACATTAGCAGGATCCTTAAATTGGATGGCACCTGAAATTTTAGGTAATAAAGGAGCTTCAACATTAAGTGATATTTGGTCATTAGGTGCTACTGTAGTAGAACTTATAACTGGTAATCCGCCATTTCATAATTTGGttgatataaatatttattatgcGATTGAAAACGACAACTATATCCCCCCTGAAGGTGCATTTTCAGAGACTGCAATTGATTTTCTTAATCTTTGTTTTAAGAAGAATATGTATAGAAGACCAACTGCTCAACAATTATTGAATCATAAATGGTTACAACCCATGACTTCTCCAAAAAATTCTGATAAACAAAATTCTTCACCTCAAAGGGAAAACCTTTTTGATACAAATAAgattaaaatagaattacAACCGCCATCACCACCTAGGgcaataaataataacgaACCAGATAATGAACCAAATACCAATAAAAGATTATCCAGGTTTGAGAGAATGAAGaaagataatgaagaaattgagACAAATTGGGAGAAACTTTTCAAAGAAACTAAAGGAGAAGTATCCAATTATGACGCTTTCTTAGATCCAAACATGTCACCAGAAAGGAAAAGAAATTCGCCTGTTCCACCAGCAACtccatttttcaaacatGAATCTGGATCAATATTCCCTAAGCATTCATCAGTGGCCATTCCTAAACCAGAGTTTGAACTAAAGTCAAATACTAATGATAATCATAAACGTAATTCTATTTCCAAATCACATTCACCAACGCCATCCAAGACTTATTCAGATGATCTTACTATGATACAAGCAGGTCATTCATTACCGGACATACACTCACTCTTTGaacaaaatgaaattgaagaaatagTAATGGCAATGTTTACATATTTCATGACTACttatcataataatatagaGCAAACAAATCTCCTCTTACCTATATTCCGATATGATActgaaaacaaaaattatttattacaacAAAAGTTTATCACAATGGGCGGATTACCATAcgttattaataatgaagagtttctaataaattgcTTTATCCAATTTTTACCACCAAATTCGTTTTTCTTCTATAAAGTCTTAATTGAGACTGGCATTATGAATAATCTAACAtttatgaaattgaaaaatcaaacattaattttgaaattagtCTTCACATTTTTAGAGGTAACTTCCATAAAATTTTGGTCCAATTGGtgtattaataattttgatacaaatttattaattactAATGGATTTTTCCATAAAAAGATATCTCAAAcactaatattaaaattattaatcaataCCAAATGGTATggtaaaatttttcttaaagatTTATATTCTATACCTCCAACATCGATACTATCGAATAAAAAgacattttattttgtgtTTAAAACAATAGTACATACATTTTTCCCCTTacctaataatattgatattcaTAATACCGgtaacaacaacaataacatcaataatagtaatagctTATCTACAAATAACAGCCAACACAAGTTTGAATTCAATGAGAATATAAGAAGAAAAGTAACTCCATTATCTTCGAGGGAATCATCTAATACATCCTCATCTATTCCTTTAATGGAAGACAATATGGAATTAGGGATAGCTCCAAAATTGCAATATAGTAATTCTCAATCCTCAAATTCAACGAAGTCTATCAGTTCAATAAATAACAGACAAAGTCATAGTTCCAGCAATAGTTCAAGCGGTATTTTAATACCAAAACATCGTAAGAATACTTCTTCAGCACAATTAGATTCGCCTTATCATCACCatagtagtaataatagcaataataacaatggCAATTCTCAAATCAATTACAGCCCAGATAGGGCTTCCACATCTACCCCAACTTTATCCATAGGTTCATCTTCGACATCTATTGGATCATCACTTACAAATACTAATCTTTCATCAGCAATACCTCCGGCTCTAAACAGAGGAAACAACTTCATGAGCATCAATTATAATAGTCATCATCACCatcatcaattaaatattccaGTGGAGTTTTATGAATGGTTATTAAGTTTCTTAGAAGGGGATCCCTTTAAGATAATTAgtgatttaaaatattggaaGTATTATATCACTATTTGGTATAATTTAACTTTACAAAAGGGTTTCAGCtccaaatatttccaaGAATTACAAATGAATCATAATTTtagtaaattattaattaatataacGAACGAAAAATTAGTCAAGAATGAaagattaaatttaatattaaatgatttagTGATAATTGTTATCAAGATAactgaagaattaaataacgATTTAACAATCAAGTTTTTCCAAATAGTGATTCGTTTGATCAATGAACCTAATGTGAATGATGAGGCATTAATATGTTTaatcaattcattttttttcattggcTATAATAAacataaatttcaaatttccaAACAATCTTGGGATTCGATAAATATTAGATTCCCACTTCAAGATAcaaattatatcaataGCAAAAATGAAGAGGATAATTCTATCACATTAAACAGTTATGATCTGATTGGTCCGATTTACACTCATTCCATCAGTCTAATAAGCATCGAAGGTTATATAAATCGTTTCAATCGTATCTTGTCGATGGATTTTTTCGATTTTATTTGCTACGATATGATAAATGAACCTAACTTCAATACTTTAATACAAACAGCgttccaaaaaaatttcaaaaatattattatagaGATTGAATTACTGAAGATGTTAAAGATTCTTTTCATTCAAAGtttgaaatataacaaTATCAAGGAAAGTTTCGAATATTATATCACTAAAcataatattcaattcaatgATCGTATTCAAGAGGGAAAATTCATTAACGAGTACCATCTAAATTACGACAATGTTTATTTCAAACATTGTGGTCATTGttatgaatataataaccataatataaagattttaCCAAGTACTTTAATGATCCAAGAAAATATGAAACAGATCTTGGCATTCCTCTCCACTTTCTGGCCACATACCCAAAGCCTCTCTACCAACTTCACCGCTTCTACTGCTACTGCCAATACAACTGCTGCAAGTAAATCCACTGAACACAAATATACACATCATGATACTGCTGCACAATACTCTTCCACTTCAGTACTAGTAAGTCAACTATGTGACGATCTAGAACAACTATCTCTCACTCACAACCCTCAATAG